In the genome of Rhodoferax fermentans, one region contains:
- a CDS encoding alpha/beta fold hydrolase — MVFSHANSFGASTYRLMFQALQARGLVAHAVDQFGHDPLYPVTSNWPHLVRQLLDFARPVVAQAGEPLFFVGHSLGGFLSLMAAARAPDLARGVLLLDAPILGGWRANLVGVAKRTQLVGAISPGKVSRNRRNQWPDAAAALAHFQSKQAFAQWHPQVLADYISHGTVDTQVDGEPRRVLRFEREVETAIYNTLPDNLDAMLRQHPVRCPVAFIGGTRSAEMKQVGMALTQRVTHGRTMMLDGSHLFPMEQPLVTAAAIEAALLNLSALQF, encoded by the coding sequence ATCGTTTTTTCACACGCCAACAGTTTTGGCGCCAGCACCTACCGCCTGATGTTTCAGGCGCTGCAGGCGCGTGGTCTGGTGGCGCATGCGGTGGATCAGTTTGGCCACGACCCGCTTTACCCGGTCACCAGCAACTGGCCGCACCTGGTGCGGCAACTGCTGGACTTTGCGCGGCCTGTGGTGGCGCAAGCGGGTGAACCCCTGTTTTTTGTCGGCCACTCTTTGGGTGGTTTTCTGAGTCTGATGGCCGCGGCCAGGGCGCCGGATCTGGCGCGGGGTGTGCTGCTGCTGGACGCCCCCATTCTGGGTGGCTGGCGAGCCAACCTGGTGGGCGTGGCCAAACGCACCCAGCTTGTGGGCGCCATCTCACCCGGCAAGGTCAGCCGCAACCGGCGCAACCAGTGGCCCGACGCCGCTGCAGCCCTGGCCCACTTCCAGAGCAAACAAGCGTTTGCCCAATGGCACCCGCAGGTGCTGGCCGACTACATCAGCCATGGCACGGTAGACACACAAGTCGACGGGGAACCCCGGCGTGTGCTGCGCTTCGAGCGCGAGGTCGAAACCGCCATCTACAACACCCTGCCCGACAACCTGGACGCCATGTTGCGCCAGCACCCCGTGCGCTGCCCGGTGGCCTTTATTGGTGGCACCCGCTCGGCCGAGATGAAACAGGTGGGCATGGCCCTGACCCAGCGGGTGACGCACGGCCGCACCATGATGCTTGACGGCAGCCACCTGTTTCCGATGGAGCAGCCCCTGGTGACCGCCGCCGCCATCGAGGCCGCGCTGCTGAACCTGTCCGCCCTGCAGTTCTGA
- a CDS encoding glutamine--tRNA ligase/YqeY domain fusion protein, producing MSHPSHPASTAAANSAAAPDTTKSSNFLRQIIESDLEKGTYASRRWAGSPGDAAHHAQGEPDPAKIRTRFPPEPNGYLHVGHAKSICINFGLARDYNGVCHLRFDDTNPEKEDIEYVNSIVDAIKWLGFDWNGAPDAAPYQASDYFDFMYRAAEYLIEAGLAYVDEQTPDQMRANRGDFGKPGVDSPFRNRTTAENLARFREMRDGKYEDGAMVLRAKIDMASPNINMRDPAIYRIKHAEHHNTGNKWCIYPMYTFAHPIEDALEQITHSICTLEFEDQRPFYDWLMDRLCEGGLLAAPAPHQYEFARLNLTYVITSKRKLAALVNEKKVNGWDDPRMPTIVGLRRRGYTPAAIQAFAERIGVTKSDSWIDYSTLEGCLREDLELKAHRGFAVLNPVKLVLTNWDEVMGAGHLEPCTQPALPHPPEGVESPTRHFTIGKEVWIEREDFEEVPPKGYKRLFPGNKVRLKGGYVIECTGCTKDADGKITEVHATVVPDTKSGTPGSDSVKVKAAITWVGVADGVNAEVRMYDRLFLDAQPDAGGKDYLESLNPNSLKVITAIVEPSLANAAAGQNFQFERHGYFVADRVDHVTGAKPVFNLAVGLRDSWGK from the coding sequence ATGAGCCATCCTTCCCACCCAGCCTCCACCGCCGCAGCCAACAGCGCCGCAGCCCCAGACACCACCAAATCCAGCAACTTTTTGCGCCAGATCATCGAATCTGACCTCGAAAAAGGCACCTACGCATCCCGCCGCTGGGCTGGCAGCCCCGGCGACGCCGCCCACCACGCCCAGGGTGAGCCCGACCCGGCCAAGATCCGCACCCGTTTCCCGCCCGAGCCCAATGGTTACTTGCATGTGGGCCACGCCAAAAGCATCTGCATCAACTTTGGCCTGGCGCGCGACTACAACGGCGTGTGCCACCTGCGCTTTGACGACACCAACCCCGAGAAAGAAGACATTGAATACGTCAACAGCATTGTTGACGCCATCAAATGGCTGGGCTTTGACTGGAACGGCGCACCAGACGCCGCGCCCTACCAGGCCAGCGACTACTTCGACTTCATGTACCGCGCAGCGGAATATTTGATTGAAGCGGGCCTGGCCTATGTGGACGAACAAACGCCCGACCAAATGCGCGCCAACCGGGGCGACTTTGGCAAACCCGGTGTGGACAGCCCGTTCCGCAACCGCACAACGGCCGAAAATTTGGCACGTTTTCGCGAGATGCGCGACGGCAAGTATGAAGACGGCGCTATGGTTTTGCGCGCAAAGATCGACATGGCCAGCCCCAACATCAACATGCGCGACCCGGCCATCTACCGCATCAAACACGCCGAACACCACAACACCGGCAACAAGTGGTGCATCTACCCGATGTACACCTTTGCCCACCCGATTGAAGACGCGCTGGAGCAGATCACCCACAGCATCTGCACGCTGGAGTTTGAAGACCAACGCCCGTTTTACGATTGGCTGATGGACCGTTTGTGTGAAGGTGGCCTGCTGGCCGCGCCCGCGCCGCACCAGTATGAATTTGCCCGTCTGAACCTCACCTACGTGATCACCAGCAAACGCAAGCTGGCCGCACTGGTGAACGAGAAAAAGGTCAACGGCTGGGACGACCCACGCATGCCCACAATAGTTGGCCTGCGCCGCCGGGGCTACACCCCCGCTGCGATCCAAGCCTTTGCCGAACGCATTGGCGTGACCAAAAGCGACAGCTGGATCGACTACAGCACCCTGGAAGGCTGCCTGCGCGAAGACCTGGAGCTCAAAGCCCACCGTGGTTTTGCGGTGCTGAACCCGGTGAAACTGGTGCTGACCAACTGGGACGAGGTCATGGGCGCTGGCCACCTGGAGCCCTGCACCCAGCCCGCCCTGCCCCACCCGCCCGAGGGAGTGGAAAGCCCCACCCGCCATTTCACGATTGGCAAAGAGGTGTGGATCGAACGTGAAGACTTTGAAGAAGTGCCACCCAAGGGCTACAAGCGTTTGTTCCCGGGCAACAAGGTGCGCCTGAAAGGCGGCTACGTCATCGAATGCACCGGCTGCACCAAAGACGCCGACGGCAAGATCACCGAAGTGCATGCCACCGTGGTGCCCGACACCAAAAGCGGCACCCCCGGCAGCGACAGCGTCAAGGTCAAAGCCGCCATCACCTGGGTGGGCGTGGCCGATGGCGTCAACGCCGAAGTGCGTATGTACGACCGCCTGTTCCTGGACGCCCAGCCCGACGCGGGCGGCAAAGACTACCTGGAAAGCCTGAACCCCAACAGCCTGAAAGTCATCACCGCGATCGTCGAGCCCTCACTGGCCAACGCCGCAGCGGGCCAGAACTTCCAGTTTGAGCGACATGGGTACTTTGTGGCGGACCGGGTGGATCACGTTACGGGAGCTAAGCCGGTGTTTAACTTGGCGGTGGGGTTGAGGGATAGTTGGGGGAAGTAG
- a CDS encoding transglutaminase family protein, whose protein sequence is MKLSITHETMYDYRPAVETAQHMAYLTPRDLPSQQRLHHLLEITPQPAQISSTEDVFGNTRHFFSLQVPHRRLQVVATSEVTTQTSTLPRHLTSWEVVRERFRYHAAAVFDAANEFVFASSMAPHHSDFAAYARPSFPPGQSLLLCALDLMHRIYHDFSYESLSTEVNTPALQALAQRKGVCQDFAHIFVACLRSMGLAARYVSGYLLTNPAPGTVKLRGSDASHAWASVYLPAQSASNDLPALPACWVDLDPTNDRAGWPSPGEDYVTLAIGRDFSDVSPMRGVIHGGASHVLTVGVTVEPVPSMSFGSEQSQTQSQSQSQSQSQRQGPPPAAAKSGEPSRGQGL, encoded by the coding sequence ATGAAGCTCAGCATCACCCATGAAACGATGTACGACTACCGCCCGGCGGTAGAGACGGCACAACACATGGCCTACCTGACACCGCGCGACCTGCCCAGCCAGCAGCGGCTGCACCACCTGCTGGAGATCACGCCCCAGCCCGCCCAGATCAGCAGCACCGAGGACGTGTTTGGCAACACCCGGCATTTTTTCTCCTTGCAAGTGCCTCACCGTCGGCTGCAGGTGGTTGCCACCAGCGAGGTCACCACCCAAACCAGCACCCTGCCGCGCCACCTGACCAGTTGGGAGGTGGTGCGCGAACGCTTTCGTTACCACGCGGCTGCGGTGTTTGACGCCGCCAACGAGTTTGTTTTTGCCTCCAGCATGGCGCCGCACCACAGCGACTTTGCGGCCTACGCGCGGCCCAGCTTCCCTCCTGGCCAGAGCCTGCTGCTGTGTGCGCTGGACCTGATGCACCGCATCTACCACGACTTCAGCTACGAGAGCCTGAGCACCGAGGTCAACACCCCGGCGCTGCAGGCACTGGCGCAGCGCAAAGGGGTGTGTCAGGACTTTGCCCACATTTTTGTCGCCTGCCTGCGCTCCATGGGCCTGGCCGCAAGGTACGTCAGCGGTTACCTGCTGACCAATCCGGCGCCGGGCACCGTCAAGTTGCGCGGCAGCGACGCCTCCCACGCCTGGGCCTCGGTCTACCTGCCGGCCCAAAGCGCCAGCAACGACCTGCCCGCACTGCCCGCCTGCTGGGTGGATCTGGACCCCACCAACGACCGCGCGGGCTGGCCCTCGCCCGGTGAGGACTATGTGACTCTGGCCATTGGCCGCGATTTCTCCGATGTGTCACCGATGCGTGGTGTGATCCACGGCGGCGCCAGCCATGTGCTCACCGTGGGTGTGACGGTGGAGCCGGTGCCGTCGATGAGTTTTGGCTCGGAACAAAGCCAAACGCAATCCCAAAGCCAATCCCAATCTCAGTCACAAAGACAAGGTCCGCCCCCCGCAGCCGCCAAGTCGGGCGAACCATCCCGCGGACAGGGCCTGTAG
- a CDS encoding undecaprenyl-diphosphate phosphatase, giving the protein MDIVLLIKAAIMGLVEGLTEFLPISSTGHLILAGALLGFDDDKAKVFDIAIQTGAIFAVILVYWQKIRDTVVALPTDKQAQRFALNVVIAFLPAVILGLLFGKAIKAHLFTPVVVASTFIIGGFIILWAERRQEKNPAVARIQDVDAMTAMDALKVGLVQCFAMIPGTSRSGATIIGGMLMGLSRKAATDFSFYLAIPTLIGAGAYSLYKERALLSVADLPLFGVGLVVSFLSAWLCIRWLLRFISTHSFVGFAYYRIVFGLVVLATAWSGLVTWAE; this is encoded by the coding sequence GTGGATATTGTGTTGCTGATCAAGGCCGCCATCATGGGCCTGGTAGAGGGTTTGACCGAGTTTTTGCCCATTTCATCCACCGGTCACCTGATTCTGGCAGGGGCTTTGTTGGGTTTTGATGACGACAAGGCCAAGGTGTTTGACATTGCCATCCAGACCGGTGCCATTTTTGCGGTGATTCTGGTTTATTGGCAAAAGATCCGCGACACCGTGGTGGCTTTGCCCACCGACAAACAGGCGCAACGTTTTGCGCTGAATGTGGTGATTGCCTTTTTGCCAGCGGTGATTCTGGGCCTGCTGTTTGGCAAGGCCATCAAGGCGCATTTGTTCACCCCGGTGGTGGTGGCCAGCACCTTCATCATTGGTGGTTTCATCATTTTGTGGGCTGAGCGCCGCCAGGAAAAGAACCCGGCCGTGGCACGTATCCAGGACGTGGATGCCATGACCGCGATGGACGCTTTGAAGGTGGGCCTGGTGCAGTGTTTTGCGATGATTCCGGGCACCAGCCGCAGTGGCGCCACCATCATTGGTGGCATGTTGATGGGCCTGTCGCGCAAGGCCGCCACCGATTTTTCGTTCTACCTCGCTATTCCTACGCTGATTGGGGCGGGAGCCTATAGCCTGTATAAGGAACGTGCTCTGTTGTCTGTAGCAGACTTGCCGCTGTTCGGGGTTGGGCTGGTGGTGTCGTTCCTGAGTGCCTGGCTGTGTATCCGCTGGTTGCTGCGGTTTATTTCGACCCACAGTTTTGTCGGTTTTGCCTACTACCGCATTGTTTTTGGCCTGGTGGTGCTGGCCACCGCCTGGAGCGGCCTGGTGACCTGGGCGGAATAA
- a CDS encoding circularly permuted type 2 ATP-grasp protein → MKPAKSSPTQEAGPGNPSLADLVAGYKSAKGHFDELAGVVSNGALPGPEDTTQNIATSPFITRDWGDFFATLGDDTAADMNQRSVALARQIRDNGITYNVYADENGPQRPWSLDLFPLLVDAASWQHIEAGVLQRVRLLERVMADVYGPQELLASGFLPPALVHGHPGYLRAMHGIRPVGGRYLHIAAFDMAHGPDGNWWVVGQRTQAPSGLGYLLENRLAISAQFGTAFDSLRVQRLASTYRALMDSLRTLSPMGMDAHLALLTPGPYNETYFEHAYLARYLGLTLVEGSDLLVRDERLYLKTLKGLVPVHGLLKRVDDQYMDPLELRADSTLGVPGLLQAIRAGNVLVANTPGSAFLESAALLGFLPALSRHLFDEELRLPALPTWWCGESSAMFDAMVRLQECAIKPTYPGSSSHASFDAVLGARQTPQSLNEWAGRVARHPEEHTVQAYTPLSQMPTWQAEPDKQPGLVPRSVMLRVFAVSDGEQGWRVLPGGLARVASSSQEITSMQHGGSSADVWALTTGEVDHATLLHPHLTPESLMQRKRLVTSRAAENLFWLGRYTERTENALRLARLTLECLHGEDPSGVPLLTWLGQMAVANTLVLPGVPTPLQAPRVFERALIDSLGSTRNATSVGFYLRALKMAASSVRERLSQEHWRIITRAEEVLFARFAEHRQRGDFPVQQALQILKDTSDHMAAITGAQTDRMTRDDGWRLLSIGRHIERLGFLSTALNQALACKSLETDSGFDAMLELFDNAITFHAEFQQSRDMAAMIDLLVIDRDNPRSVSWVAHTLRGRLAKLAGSDANQLSPLALKVPNPNAWGLAQLCEVAPDLVTPAMAGTSGATPQYELLRSVLQQCSNAAYEVSEDISATYFTHAGLSNHSVGFL, encoded by the coding sequence ATGAAGCCCGCCAAATCGTCACCCACCCAAGAAGCTGGCCCAGGCAACCCCAGCTTAGCCGACTTGGTGGCGGGCTACAAAAGCGCCAAAGGGCACTTTGACGAACTCGCGGGTGTGGTGTCAAACGGCGCTCTGCCCGGCCCCGAAGACACTACACAAAACATAGCTACCAGCCCTTTTATTACAAGGGACTGGGGCGATTTCTTTGCCACATTGGGTGACGACACCGCCGCCGACATGAACCAGCGCAGCGTGGCGCTGGCGCGCCAGATCCGTGACAACGGCATCACCTACAACGTTTATGCCGACGAGAACGGCCCGCAGCGCCCCTGGTCGCTGGACCTGTTCCCGCTGCTGGTGGATGCAGCGAGCTGGCAACACATTGAGGCCGGTGTGCTGCAACGTGTGCGCCTGCTGGAGCGGGTCATGGCCGATGTCTATGGCCCGCAAGAACTGCTGGCCTCGGGCTTTTTGCCACCGGCCCTGGTGCACGGTCACCCGGGCTATTTACGCGCCATGCACGGCATCCGGCCCGTGGGTGGGCGTTATTTGCACATTGCCGCGTTTGACATGGCCCACGGCCCCGATGGCAACTGGTGGGTAGTGGGGCAGCGCACCCAGGCGCCCTCGGGCCTGGGTTACCTGCTGGAAAACCGCCTGGCGATCTCGGCTCAGTTTGGCACCGCTTTTGACAGCCTCAGAGTGCAGCGCCTGGCCAGCACCTACCGCGCGCTGATGGACAGCCTGCGCACCCTGAGCCCGATGGGGATGGATGCACACCTGGCCCTGCTGACCCCCGGCCCCTACAACGAAACCTATTTTGAACACGCCTACCTGGCGCGTTACCTCGGTCTGACCCTGGTCGAAGGCAGTGACCTGCTGGTGCGTGACGAGCGCCTGTACCTCAAGACCCTCAAAGGCCTGGTGCCGGTGCACGGCCTGCTCAAACGTGTGGACGACCAGTACATGGACCCGCTGGAGTTGCGTGCAGACTCCACCCTGGGTGTGCCGGGCCTGCTGCAGGCGATCCGTGCGGGCAACGTGCTGGTGGCCAACACCCCGGGTTCGGCGTTTCTGGAGTCTGCGGCGCTGCTGGGCTTTTTGCCCGCGCTGTCGCGCCACCTGTTTGACGAAGAGCTGCGCCTGCCCGCCCTGCCCACCTGGTGGTGTGGTGAAAGCAGCGCCATGTTTGACGCCATGGTGCGGCTGCAGGAATGCGCCATCAAACCCACCTACCCGGGCTCCAGCAGCCACGCCAGTTTTGACGCGGTGCTGGGCGCCCGCCAGACACCCCAGTCGCTCAATGAGTGGGCTGGCCGCGTTGCCCGCCACCCCGAAGAACACACGGTGCAGGCCTACACCCCGCTGTCACAAATGCCTACCTGGCAGGCCGAGCCCGACAAACAGCCCGGCCTGGTGCCGCGCTCGGTGATGCTGCGGGTGTTTGCGGTGTCTGACGGTGAACAGGGCTGGCGCGTGTTGCCCGGCGGCTTGGCCCGCGTGGCCAGCAGTTCACAAGAGATCACCTCCATGCAGCACGGCGGCAGCAGTGCCGACGTCTGGGCGCTGACCACCGGCGAGGTCGACCACGCCACCCTGCTGCACCCGCACCTGACACCTGAGAGCCTGATGCAGCGCAAGCGCCTGGTCACCAGCCGCGCCGCTGAAAACCTGTTCTGGCTGGGCCGTTACACCGAACGCACCGAAAACGCGCTGCGCCTGGCGCGCCTGACCCTGGAATGCCTGCACGGCGAAGACCCCTCGGGTGTGCCGCTGCTGACCTGGCTGGGCCAGATGGCGGTGGCCAACACCCTGGTGCTGCCCGGTGTACCGACACCCTTGCAGGCGCCCCGGGTGTTTGAGCGCGCCCTGATCGACAGCCTGGGCAGCACCCGCAACGCCACCAGCGTGGGCTTTTATCTGCGCGCCCTGAAAATGGCCGCATCGAGCGTGCGCGAACGCCTGTCGCAAGAGCACTGGCGCATCATCACCCGTGCCGAAGAGGTGCTGTTTGCCCGTTTTGCCGAACACCGCCAGCGCGGTGACTTTCCGGTGCAACAGGCGCTGCAAATCCTCAAGGACACCAGCGACCACATGGCCGCGATCACCGGCGCGCAAACCGACCGCATGACCCGCGACGACGGCTGGCGCCTGCTGAGCATTGGCCGCCACATCGAACGCCTGGGCTTTTTGTCGACCGCCTTGAACCAGGCGCTGGCCTGCAAGAGCCTGGAGACCGACAGCGGCTTTGACGCCATGCTGGAGCTGTTTGACAACGCCATCACCTTCCATGCCGAGTTCCAGCAAAGCCGCGACATGGCGGCGATGATTGACCTGCTGGTGATTGACCGCGACAACCCGCGTTCGGTGTCCTGGGTGGCCCATACCCTGCGCGGGCGCCTGGCCAAGCTGGCTGGCAGCGATGCCAACCAGCTCTCGCCCTTGGCGCTCAAGGTGCCCAACCCCAATGCCTGGGGGCTGGCGCAACTGTGTGAAGTGGCCCCCGACCTGGTGACACCGGCCATGGCCGGTACAAGCGGCGCCACGCCCCAGTACGAGTTGCTCAGGTCGGTGCTGCAGCAGTGCAGCAACGCCGCCTATGAGGTCTCTGAAGACATCAGCGCCACCTATTTCACCCATGCAGGCCTGAGCAACCACAGCGTTGGCTTTTTATGA
- a CDS encoding proteasome-type protease has protein sequence MTYCVAIKLNAGLVFLSDSRTNAGLDQISTFRKMIVYEKPDDRFMVLLSAGNLSISQSVREILQVEKLKDNDDEDGLTIWNAKSMFDAARVLGSAIRHVYERDAASLKLAGVDFNVSLIFGGQIKGEGMRLFQVYSAGNFIEATPETPYFQVGESKYGKPVLDRVITPHTPLDEAAKCALVSMDSTLKSNLSVGLPLDLVVYEADRFQTDKVVCIDENNPYFQMLHNSWGAKLREVFDSIEDPMWNGEATDVPLMQTAGRSLPLKKITTPQEKLI, from the coding sequence ATGACCTACTGCGTCGCCATCAAACTCAATGCCGGACTGGTGTTCCTGTCCGACTCACGCACCAACGCCGGGCTGGACCAGATCAGCACCTTTCGCAAGATGATCGTCTACGAAAAGCCCGACGACCGTTTTATGGTGCTGCTGTCAGCTGGCAACCTGAGCATTTCGCAGTCGGTGCGCGAGATCCTGCAGGTCGAAAAACTCAAGGACAACGACGACGAAGACGGCCTGACCATCTGGAACGCCAAAAGCATGTTTGACGCCGCCCGTGTGCTGGGCTCGGCCATCCGCCATGTGTACGAGCGCGACGCCGCGTCGCTCAAGCTCGCCGGGGTCGACTTCAACGTCAGCCTGATTTTTGGCGGCCAGATCAAGGGCGAAGGCATGCGCCTGTTCCAGGTCTACTCGGCGGGCAACTTCATCGAAGCCACGCCCGAGACACCTTACTTCCAGGTCGGTGAATCCAAATACGGCAAACCGGTGCTCGACCGTGTCATCACCCCGCACACCCCGCTCGACGAGGCCGCCAAGTGCGCCCTGGTGTCAATGGACTCCACCCTCAAGTCCAACCTGTCGGTGGGCCTGCCGCTGGACCTGGTGGTCTACGAGGCTGACCGCTTCCAGACCGACAAGGTGGTGTGTATCGACGAGAACAACCCCTACTTCCAGATGCTGCACAACAGCTGGGGCGCCAAGCTGCGCGAGGTGTTTGACAGCATCGAAGACCCGATGTGGAACGGCGAAGCCACCGACGTGCCGCTGATGCAAACCGCCGGCCGCAGCCTGCCCCTGAAAAAAATCACCACCCCGCAAGAGAAACTGATCTGA
- a CDS encoding DUF2157 domain-containing protein, whose amino-acid sequence MSPPRVPNPDQPAQVRLGPADLSQAVLDGLITRQQADALWARWSRLAQPVAGAGGLSPAAAPAGPGFSFTNTLYYFGGMVAIGAMTLFLRLSWDAFGPWGLMLLSAAYLLACMKVADHLASRQLRVPAGILATLAVVLVPLVVWCAQHGLGWWPPGGPTSYSAYHTHINWRWLTLEFVTLAAGVVMLWRYRLPFMVMPIPVTLWYMSMDVAQALWSDVGYWDWEFTRDVSLVFGIATVFIALWVDARSRQAREAEWRQDYAFWLYLFGTIMFWGGLSLRDSDSEVGKALYCLINLLLVFAGAAIGRRVFTVFGGLGVAIYLGYLSHRVFGDSLGFAFVLSLLGLGVVALGVWWQRHEAQINAYFSAWLPPGLRPRPKD is encoded by the coding sequence ATGTCCCCACCGCGCGTTCCCAACCCCGATCAACCCGCCCAGGTGCGGCTTGGCCCGGCCGACCTGAGCCAGGCCGTGTTGGACGGGCTGATCACCCGCCAGCAAGCCGATGCCTTGTGGGCGCGCTGGTCGCGGCTGGCGCAGCCGGTGGCGGGGGCTGGCGGGCTGTCACCGGCTGCAGCGCCGGCCGGGCCGGGTTTCAGCTTCACCAACACGCTGTATTACTTTGGCGGGATGGTGGCCATTGGTGCCATGACGTTGTTTTTGCGCCTGAGCTGGGACGCTTTTGGCCCTTGGGGCCTGATGCTGCTGAGTGCGGCCTATCTGCTGGCCTGCATGAAGGTGGCCGACCACCTGGCAAGCCGCCAACTGCGTGTGCCTGCGGGCATTTTGGCCACGCTGGCGGTGGTGCTGGTGCCGCTGGTGGTGTGGTGTGCCCAGCATGGTCTGGGCTGGTGGCCGCCGGGCGGGCCAACCAGTTATTCGGCCTACCACACGCACATCAACTGGCGCTGGCTCACGCTGGAGTTTGTGACCCTGGCCGCCGGTGTGGTGATGCTCTGGCGCTACCGCCTGCCGTTCATGGTGATGCCGATTCCGGTGACGCTGTGGTACATGAGCATGGATGTGGCGCAGGCTCTGTGGTCGGACGTGGGTTATTGGGACTGGGAGTTCACCCGCGATGTGTCGCTGGTGTTTGGCATCGCCACGGTGTTTATCGCGCTGTGGGTGGATGCACGCAGCCGCCAAGCGCGTGAGGCAGAGTGGCGGCAGGACTACGCGTTTTGGCTGTACCTGTTTGGCACCATCATGTTCTGGGGTGGCCTGAGCCTGCGCGACTCGGACTCTGAGGTGGGCAAGGCGCTGTATTGCCTGATCAACCTGCTGCTGGTGTTTGCCGGGGCGGCCATCGGGCGGCGGGTGTTCACCGTGTTTGGCGGGCTGGGGGTGGCGATTTACCTGGGTTATTTGTCACACCGGGTGTTTGGTGACAGCCTGGGTTTTGCCTTTGTGCTGAGCCTGCTGGGCCTGGGTGTGGTGGCTTTGGGGGTCTGGTGGCAGCGGCATGAGGCGCAGATCAACGCCTATTTTTCAGCCTGGCTGCCACCGGGGCTGCGGCCCCGGCCCAAGGATTAG
- a CDS encoding LON peptidase substrate-binding domain-containing protein, with amino-acid sequence MTDTLALQSVPLFPLSTVLFPGGYLPLQIFEVRYLDMVGKCFKTGAPFGVVTLNQGSEVRQPPSGLPDSAQVADEIFYPTGTLARITALSRPQPGLMLIQCTGAQRFTVKTHQLLKHGLWVADVNLLPADQSVPIPPDLQAVASTLLRVINTLLEQELPADQMPIHEPYRLDDCAWVANRWCELLPMPLELKHQLMALDNPLVRLELVSDLLERNGIAT; translated from the coding sequence ATGACTGACACGCTGGCGCTCCAATCCGTTCCGCTGTTTCCGCTGAGTACGGTGCTGTTTCCAGGCGGCTATTTGCCGCTGCAGATTTTTGAGGTGCGTTACCTCGACATGGTGGGTAAATGTTTCAAAACCGGCGCACCGTTTGGTGTGGTCACCTTGAACCAGGGCAGCGAGGTGCGCCAGCCCCCCAGCGGCCTGCCAGACAGTGCCCAGGTGGCTGACGAGATTTTTTACCCCACTGGCACCCTGGCGCGTATCACCGCGCTGAGCCGACCGCAGCCCGGCCTGATGCTGATCCAGTGCACCGGCGCACAACGTTTTACCGTCAAAACACACCAGCTCCTCAAACACGGCCTGTGGGTGGCCGATGTGAACCTGCTGCCCGCCGACCAGAGTGTGCCCATCCCGCCTGACCTGCAGGCGGTGGCCAGCACCCTGCTGCGGGTTATCAACACCCTGCTTGAGCAAGAGCTGCCCGCCGACCAGATGCCAATCCATGAACCCTACCGGCTGGACGACTGCGCCTGGGTGGCCAACCGCTGGTGTGAGCTGCTGCCCATGCCGCTGGAACTCAAACACCAGCTGATGGCGCTGGACAACCCGCTGGTGCGCCTGGAGCTGGTGAGCGACCTGCTGGAGCGCAACGGCATCGCCACCTGA